Proteins encoded within one genomic window of Anopheles gambiae chromosome 3, idAnoGambNW_F1_1, whole genome shotgun sequence:
- the LOC133393857 gene encoding uncharacterized protein LOC133393857, translating to MKLFYGAFILALLGRDVSGEPRPDFGVIGNIAGSIQAGTVANETGESFDQIDFKTITLKSHYTVLKTLNTQLTIIGNNISTTGLELTDSLEVLAPSNGSLPQVYNNVTVAIVKLQTLLQTGLTPQTAVIEQLVGKYIGDMLTDASRELNATLVRLTAQLGLMQAGVTAAVAATGSSTIPDTVLRRYVSPKVVYELLRALQDLKSRLPLVTYIIELTLGHLSTADAFLLDFMDGVDEKVLETIRHYDSIRKEMEASSLTVAESIVAPFKKSYEKQISSIAYIKFNLQALDSYDDSLKPVLNAYAALFGQANRLTIQPQVDTIYTNYLKNIVTLDDYLDRFYNDKLCTPTKAVLEVLIASGPWAEYCFSKYSPRLLGLVSVNANRFLMCYQIEAERLAKVATLVERLVAQIVYGVEDLATHLIACFNRIPDGSECIASIGPDYSELVATLKLKVDDVQRLLTAQTTASYNRAAACIASGKCGFVASSETYVKDIKLCETKGPKV from the exons TTTTACGGCGCGTTCATCCTCGCTCTGCTCGGACGG GATGTTTCCGGCGAGCCAAGGCCCGATTTCGGCGTCATAGGAAATATCGCCGGAAGTATTCAAGCCGGCACGGTAGCGAACGAGACGGGCGAATCGTTCGATCAGATCGACTTCAAGACGATCACGCTAAAATCCCACTACACCGTGCTGAAGACGCTCAACACACAGCTAACGATAATCGGCAACAACATCTCCACGACCGGCCTGGAGCTGACGGACAGCCTGGAAGTGCTCGCTCCCAGCAATGGCTCCCTGCCGCAAGTGTACAACAATGTCACTGTGGCGATCGTGAAACTGCAAACGCTGCTCCAAACCGGCCTCACCCCCCAAACGGCCGTGATCGAGCAGCTGGTCGGCAAGTACATCGGCGACATGCTGACCGATGCGTCGCGCGAGCTGAACGCCACGCTCGTCCGCCTCACCGCCCAGCTCGGGCTGATGCAGGCGGGTGTGACCGCGGCGGTGGCTGCGACCGGCTCCAGCACCATTCCGGACACGGTGCTGCGGCGCTACGTCTCGCCCAAGGTGGTGTACGAGCTGTTGCGCGCGCTGCAGGACCTCAAGTCGCGCCTGCCGCTCGTGACGTACATTATCGAGCTGACGCTCGGCCATCTCAGTACGGCCGACGCGTTCCTGCTCGACTTTATGGACGGTGTCGACGAGAAGGTGCTGGAAACGATCCGGCACTACGACTCGATCCGGAAGGAGATGGAGGCGAGCTCGCTGACGGTGGCCGAGTCGATCGTGGCGCCGTTCAAAAAGTCGTACGAAAAGCAGATTAGCAGCATCGCGTACATCAAGTTCAACCTGCAAGCGTTGGACTCGTACGACGACTCGCTGAAGCCCGTGCTCAACGCGTATGCCGCCTTGTTCGGGCAAGCGAACCGGCTCACCATCCAGCCACAGGTTGACACCATATATACCAACTACCTGAAGAACATCGTCACACTGGACGACTATCTCGACCGGTTCTACAACGACAAGCTTTGCACGCCGACCAAGGCCGTGCTGGAGGTGCTGATCGCGTCCGGCCCGTGGGCCGAGTACTGCTTCAGCAAGTACTCGCCCCGGCTGCTCGGCCTGGTGTCCGTCAATGCCAACCGCTTCCTGATGTGCTACCAGATCGAGGCCGAACGGCTGGCGAAGGTCGCTACGCTTGTCGAGCGACTGGTCGCGCAGATCGTGTACGGCGTGGAGGATCTGGCCACCCATCTGATTGCCTGCTTTAACCGCATCCCTGATGGATCGGAGTGTATAGCTTCG ATCGGACCGGACTATAGCGAGCTGGTGGCAACCCTGAAGCTGAAGGTGGATGACGTGCAGCGACTGCTGACCGCCCAGACGACGGCCAGCTACAATCGTGCGGCGGCGTGCATTGCCAGCGGAAAGTGCGGCTTTGTCGCCTCGTCCGAAACGTACGTGAAGGACATTAAGCTGTGCGAAACTAAGGGACCGAAAGTCTGA